The proteins below come from a single Dryobates pubescens isolate bDryPub1 chromosome 16, bDryPub1.pri, whole genome shotgun sequence genomic window:
- the YIPF5 gene encoding protein YIPF5, with protein MSGFESFNTEFFQTSYSIDDQNQSYDYSGRPYNKHYGGYEYSQQSGFVPPEMVPQQQPYTGHIFQPAQSYAPTSAQAFYGTNFEDEPPLLEELGINFDHIWQKTLTVLHPLKVADGSIMNETDLAGPMVFCLAFGATLLLAGKIQFGYVYGISAIGCLGMFCLLNLMSMTGVSFGCVASVLGYCLLPMILLSTFAIVFSLQGMVGIILTAGIISWCSFSASKIFISALAMEGQQLLVAYPCALLYGVFALISIF; from the exons ATGTCTGGGTTTGAGAGCTTCAACACAGAGTTCTTCCAGACCAGTTACAGCATTGATGACCAGAACCAGTCCTATGATTACAGCGGAAGGCCCTACAACAA GCACTATGGAGGCTACGAGTACTCGCAGCAGAGCGGATTTGTCCCTCCGGAGATGGTGCCGCAGCAGCAGCCTTACACTGGCCACATCTTCCAGCCAGCACAGTCCTATGCTCCCACCTCAGCACAGGCTTTCTATGGAACCAACTTTGAGGATGAGCCTCCTCTACTAGAAG AATTGGGCATCAACTTCGACCACATCTGGCAGAAGACACTAACAGTGCTGCACCCATTAAAAGTAGCAGATGGCAGCATCATGAATGAGACTGACTTGGCTGGACCAATggttttctgcctggcttttgGAGCCACGTTATTGCTG GCTGGCAAAATCCAGTTTGGTTATGTGTATGGAATAAGTGCAATCGGCTGCTTGGGGATGTTTTGTCTTCTGAACTTAATGAGCATGACAGGAGTCTCCTTTGGCTGTGTGGCCAGTGTGCTGGGATACTGCCTGCTTCCCATGATCCTGCTCTCCACTTTTGCTATTGTGTTTTCCTTGCA GGGGATGGTGGGGATCATTCTGACAGCTGGAATCATCAGCTGgtgcagcttctctgcttccaAAATCTTCATCTCGGCCTTGGCGatggaggggcagcagctgctggtggcgtACCCCTGCGCTCTGCTCTACGGGGTCTTCGCCCTCATCTCCATCTTTTGA